Proteins from a single region of Burkholderiales bacterium:
- a CDS encoding CDP-alcohol phosphatidyltransferase family protein, protein MMWPSLNTTALHASWTHRLARSLVRPLVHTGITPNHLTTLRFLSGLLAIVAFCYGTRSGEIWGGVWWVVSVFLDRADGELARLSGKSSPAGHNYDYVTDVILTALLFLAIGVGLRHSDLGTWTPLLGLVAAVSTVTSSVCGECLEKLDGTGKKAFSGVAGFDIDDALYLIGPLAWLSWLEFVVIGAAICSPVFALVAWLRLSRATRTGAASTKI, encoded by the coding sequence ATGATGTGGCCATCACTCAATACCACGGCGCTGCACGCTTCCTGGACCCACCGGCTGGCCCGTTCTTTGGTCCGACCGCTCGTGCATACTGGAATCACTCCTAACCACCTTACCACCCTGCGTTTTTTAAGCGGGCTGCTGGCCATCGTTGCGTTCTGTTACGGCACACGCTCGGGTGAAATCTGGGGTGGAGTGTGGTGGGTCGTATCCGTCTTTCTGGATCGCGCCGACGGCGAACTGGCGCGTTTGTCCGGCAAGAGCAGCCCGGCGGGCCATAATTACGACTACGTCACTGATGTCATCTTGACCGCGCTGTTATTCCTTGCCATTGGCGTGGGCCTGCGTCATTCCGATTTGGGGACATGGACACCGCTGCTGGGGCTGGTTGCCGCTGTCTCCACTGTCACTTCGTCGGTCTGTGGGGAATGCCTGGAGAAATTGGATGGCACCGGCAAAAAGGCCTTTTCCGGTGTGGCGGGATTTGATATCGACGATGCGCTGTATCTGATCGGACCGTTAGCCTGGTTGAGCTGGCTCGAATTTGTCGTGATCGGCGCAGCCATTTGCTCACCAGTATTTGCTCTGGTAGCGTGGCTGCGTCTGTCCCGTGCAACTCGGACCGGTGCAGCTTCAACCAAGATTTAG
- a CDS encoding MFS transporter, with protein MPRLIVIPLIVACALFMETMDSTVIATSLPAIAKDIGENPLALKLALTSYLVSLAVFIPISGWMADRFGARRVFAAAIAVFMGGSLLCAASSTLAQFVGARFLQGMGGAMMVPVGRLVLLRSVPKRELVAMLTYLTVPALLGPVIGPPLGGMVTLYFHWRWIFLINIPISVIGFYLVLRFIPNIREPDMPPLDLRGFMLSGIGLSVLMLGLSALGGHLLSAEISSACIVLGALLLSGYAWHAQRNPHPLINLALLKLPTFRAGVLGGGLFRIGVGATPFLLPLLLQIGFGLDPLQSGLLTAAVAAGALFMKTLTTTILRRYGFRTVLRVNAVASSAALAAYGLFTAATPHLIIVAVLLFSGCLRSLQFTALGAISFADVSQPSMSQATSFSSMTQQLTQSVGVALGAYALQLSSLLQGHHAIVAADFWPAFLAIAIISSASLFLHAELPPDAGMEVSGHVTAGKFAQPEAQRTVKTESPSK; from the coding sequence ATGCCGCGCCTGATCGTAATTCCGCTGATCGTCGCCTGCGCTCTCTTCATGGAGACCATGGATTCGACAGTGATCGCGACCTCGTTGCCGGCCATTGCCAAGGACATTGGGGAAAATCCGCTCGCGCTTAAGCTCGCGCTGACGTCCTATCTCGTCAGCCTCGCGGTTTTCATACCGATCAGCGGCTGGATGGCCGACCGCTTCGGGGCGCGCCGCGTGTTCGCCGCGGCGATCGCCGTATTCATGGGCGGATCACTGCTGTGCGCGGCATCAAGCACGCTCGCGCAGTTCGTCGGCGCGCGCTTCCTGCAGGGAATGGGCGGAGCGATGATGGTGCCGGTCGGCCGCCTCGTACTGCTGCGCTCCGTGCCGAAACGCGAGCTGGTTGCAATGCTCACCTATTTGACGGTGCCGGCGCTGCTCGGACCGGTTATCGGGCCGCCGCTGGGAGGCATGGTCACGCTGTATTTTCACTGGCGCTGGATATTCCTGATCAACATTCCAATCAGCGTCATCGGCTTTTATCTGGTGCTGCGCTTTATTCCAAACATCCGCGAGCCAGATATGCCGCCGCTCGATTTGCGCGGATTCATGCTTTCGGGAATTGGGTTGTCGGTGTTGATGCTGGGCCTGTCCGCGCTCGGCGGCCATCTTTTGTCCGCGGAAATTTCGTCCGCCTGCATCGTGCTCGGCGCGCTGCTGCTCTCCGGTTACGCCTGGCATGCGCAGCGCAACCCGCATCCATTGATTAACCTGGCGCTGCTGAAGCTTCCCACGTTCCGTGCCGGCGTGCTGGGCGGCGGATTATTCCGTATCGGCGTCGGCGCGACGCCTTTTCTGCTGCCGCTGCTGCTGCAAATCGGCTTCGGACTTGATCCTCTGCAATCCGGTTTGCTGACCGCCGCCGTGGCGGCGGGCGCATTGTTCATGAAAACCCTGACAACCACAATCCTCCGGCGCTACGGATTCCGTACCGTGCTGAGGGTCAACGCTGTTGCATCCTCCGCCGCCTTGGCCGCATATGGGCTATTCACGGCTGCTACGCCCCACCTCATCATCGTCGCCGTATTACTTTTCAGCGGTTGCCTGCGTTCACTGCAGTTCACCGCACTCGGTGCAATTTCGTTCGCCGACGTCAGCCAGCCGTCTATGAGCCAGGCAACGAGCTTTTCGAGCATGACGCAGCAACTCACGCAAAGCGTGGGCGTGGCGCTCGGCGCGTATGCTTTGCAGCTATCGAGTCTCCTGCAGGGCCATCACGCGATTGTCGCGGCGGATTTCTGGCCAGCGTTTCTCGCCATTGCAATTATTTCCTCGGCCTCGCTGTTTTTGCACGCGGAGCTTCCGCCCGATGCCGGCATGGAAGTATCAGGGCATGTTACCGCGGGAAAATTTGCGCAGCCGGAGGCGCAGAGGACGGTAAAAACGGAAAGCCCGAGCAAATAA
- the gstA gene encoding glutathione transferase GstA produces MKLYYYPGACSMAPHIVLREAGYNFDLEKVDFATMKTAGGEDFWKVNPKGYVPALKLDHGQIFTEVAVILQYLADQKPESGLIPKAGTMERYRLMEWLNFIASEIHKSLGAFFHPQTTPEWKERQRALVGKRFDYLASALDGRQYIMGNKFTVADAYLFTVLNWTRFHKIDLTKWPKIRDYLAKMVERPAIRESMKAEGLLK; encoded by the coding sequence GTGAAGCTCTATTACTACCCTGGCGCCTGCTCGATGGCGCCGCATATAGTGCTGCGCGAGGCGGGCTACAATTTTGACCTGGAGAAGGTCGACTTTGCCACGATGAAAACCGCCGGCGGGGAGGATTTCTGGAAGGTCAACCCAAAAGGTTACGTGCCCGCGCTCAAGCTCGACCACGGGCAAATTTTCACTGAAGTCGCAGTCATTCTCCAGTACCTGGCCGATCAGAAGCCCGAATCGGGATTGATACCCAAGGCCGGCACCATGGAGCGCTACCGGCTGATGGAATGGTTGAACTTCATCGCATCCGAAATTCACAAGTCGCTCGGAGCGTTTTTCCATCCGCAAACGACACCCGAATGGAAGGAAAGGCAGCGGGCGCTGGTCGGCAAACGCTTTGATTACCTCGCCTCCGCGCTCGACGGCAGGCAATATATCATGGGAAACAAGTTCACTGTGGCAGACGCGTATTTATTCACAGTGCTCAACTGGACGCGTTTTCACAAGATCGATCTGACCAAATGGCCCAAAATCAGGGACTACCTGGCGAAAATGGTCGAGCGCCCCGCGATTCGGGAATCAATGAAGGCGGAAGGGCTCCTCAAATAG